Within Neoarius graeffei isolate fNeoGra1 chromosome 21, fNeoGra1.pri, whole genome shotgun sequence, the genomic segment AAATCTTTTTCTGCCTTTTGTCAGGTAATGTACCTCGAGGAGATAGCCATGATATTAAATCTCCCCGCCTCCAGCACACAGAGGGGCTTTGTTCCTCATCGCTGGCTGTCTGCATATGATGCCAGCGTGGCAACCCATGCCATGACGCCTGCGTACAAAGTCCTCTATTATGGATACCTCTCCACTGTGGATAAGGAGCTGTATAGGGAGCCTTTGGAATTGATGTACACCAAGTACCATGTCAATCTGACTGCAAGAGCCAGAATCAAGAAGGTTCAGGAGAAACTCAGCAGGAAAGGTGATGAGACTTGATGTTCCAATCCCTTATAATAATTAGCACAATACTTGTTGTGAAGTTCCTAATCAGTAGGAGTATGTATTGTGGTTTTCACTTACATTAATTCATCTTTCACAGGCATGACCCCACAAGGCCGTGAGAGAAAAAGGAGGGTATGTCAGAAGTTGTGGCATGAGGAGACGACAGTCCTACGGCTCAGCATCTACATGGGTGTTCTTGCTATTCTCAAAGAGTATGTCATGGTTTTCCAGGTGGGTCATAGTTGTACTAGGAATTACTGCAACTTGACTGCACGTGCATGCACATCCAATGTTAGCAGTTAATCAATTTTATAAGAATTTGTTTTACATACACACAGGGTAGCCAGACATTGGTGCACAAACTTCATGATCGGCAGCTTGAGCTGTTCCTGGCCTACTTGGCTTGCTTTGTGAAGGCCGAACAGATTACTGAGGTAATTAATTTCTTCTTACACCCACTCTGCCTACATTAGTTGATCGATTTTATCCATAATTTTTTACTTTTCTGTTGTCTGTGCCATCAGTTGAATGTTTCCTCTTTCCTCCGGAACCTGGGGTCTTTTGAAAGTTATTACTCCCATTTAGTTCTTCCCTTACACAGCTGTCTCCCAGGGCTCTTAGGGAGTTGGTCCTGGAGGATCATATGCTGCTGCCCTCCAGGGATGTATATGGGGGACAGGAAGCTGATAAGTTCAGAAGCCAGAATCCCAAACATGCTGTAAGGCACCCTGCATCACCTGCATGACTTTTTTCTCagttgtttgaaaaaaaaagaacgaATGGTCTTTTTTATTACTGGTGTTTTGTGTCAGCTGTTGGTGCCATTCCTAGTGAAGTTAGAAAAGCCTACATAACCACTGCAGTGTACCTTCAGAAGAAGCTCCCCTTGGCCAGTCCAACCCTGACAGCCCTGTCTGCTCTGGACCCTCTTCTGAGAGGCCACTCACAGGCAGTGATCCAGTTTAAGAGGTAAGAATaacatttaaagtttttttttttgccatattaCCAGGTGCTTTGGGATTTTTGTTACTCATGTCTTTGCACTGATTTCAAATTCTcatccatatcttggcaggctgagtggtatgctggggcacctcttgccagcagaccaggatatccagagggaacttgtgcggttcagtgttgacctgaccatccccagcttcaaggagggagagagcatcgtggagttgtggggtcatgtcttcgacaaaccagacaagtacccctccctgggtgcactggtgaagtgttgcctctccatctttcatggacctagagtcgagtcctcatttagtctgatgaatgatgtaattgatcaaaggagtggcaacatgaatgtggaaacatttaatgcaatacagacggtcaagtacacgctgatgtccagggggaagacagctatgtagctctttagaagggaggacgtgaagtttggggaagtggacagaacattaactctgcagcagccgcatacaaacaccagcagagggtgaacaaggaggaaaagcagcagcagcagagcaagtatggctctcaggcaacttgcagtgctcagcaggccaagaaaccgactgctgaaggagagaagcgggcgaggctgaaacatgtggcaactcggtgaaagcgggccatggagacactggtggtccaggcaaataaaaggaaaaaatgatcactattccttgtgtgttctccactttcttcgttctattattcgcatttttttccagggcataatttcactataactacatgtatttgaatttgtatttgtactgtatgtccttgtgcaaatgtcaatacagtgtacttagtaaggaggctataatatttattctgagggaggaccccccaaacaaaataaaactccagaacccacgtcaccactcgcacacccttctcacctttttcacccctgacccgttttcatgcccgTTAGTGAGTGACCGTTACCAgctacttcagttaatgtttgtagAATGTTATAATGAAATCTGACGCATAGTTTCATTCACTAGTTCAtttctgtaactgtgaacttagttCAGAATTGTTCATTACGAACTGAACGAGCTCATTTTAACATTTGTTCACTGAACTTTGAAATAGTTCATGTAGAAAGTGAACTTTCCCAACACTGGCTGTTTTTATGTGGTTTATAGAGTTGTCCACCATCGGGGACGAGGACATGATGTCTCCACTCCACTGCAGCTCTCCTGCACCATCCAGCAGCTCAGGACAATCGCAGCAGACCAGACCTGGTAAGTTGTTGTGCTGAGTATCCAGTAGTCTGTCTCACCGGATACTATGCAAACATGGATATATACCTAATAGTGTGACTTTATAATATAAATACATGCTGTAATAAGTGACCAGTCATTCATATAAAATCCCCCACCAACCGTAAACAGTTAACTAATGCTCTTATTGCTGAGCCGACATGTTTCTTATATTGTATTGCTGAACCTGTGTTAATCTACTTATGActtaataaaaacttttaaactcATTATTCTGTTCTTGTACACAGCTAAGAGGAAGCGAGACAGCAACACTGAGCTCCTGGACTACCTCGAGCGGGCGGACGAGAGGTTCCTGCAGCACAGCAAGGAAACGAACGATGCCTTGCTGCACAAGCTGGAGGCAGACAACAGTGCGTTCCTCAGTATGATGGGGCGCATGGTGTCTGTAATGGAGGCGCAAGCCAGAAAATAATCACACCACTTTTCTTGTTCTGCACCTTTGCACTGTTCACGTCACTTTATGTTGTGTTTCTACGcactatgtaaataaatgttttttctaaagacacatgtctgcttgtatatgttttcactagtgatgtgaaattattttaactgtgtaataagtacaagtaaagctgGTTAGAGCTTGTGAAAACAAGTCATGAAAGAACTCAACAAGCTACCTTTTATAACACAGATGCTGTCAGTCACTTTATTTACTAATAAATGACTCATTTCTATGAACTTATCGaactgaacaattaaacaacattgacatgaactattcttttaagttcgtttcttaagacacgtatttttaagtatgttacctcgcttgttgacagtttcggcgaacacttccgccttcttcaaaacagtcaccagatgtcgagtggtgacgtgccttatcagctgatgttactctatggaggcgtgaacgtcccacccaatttgacaggtagtccacacctcctgctgtcaggtcgctgccccaggactgcgctccaggtgtgcgacagcgcgtacgctccctcatcctggttcatggtcctctgcgcccgcttgcgtatctccactgcctccaaaatccaacgctgatatctattctcttcagcgcgaatgactctggcctcttcccaattcataatatgattttgccgtttgcagtggtctgaaatggctgattttaagttttcttgacttgctttttctttttcggatcttgtgagtctttttcttgtttctttttcacattctaattggtgttctttcctgcgagtgtggaagcatctgcccgtttcaccaatatagataacagaaccctgaaaaaacgtacaaaacttacagcacaggacataacaaaactattacatttcatttccacgtccacatatttccaatacagaggtacaatctatagacaaaaagagggatttgcaatgggggacccgctatctgccactctatgcaacttttttatggaggatctggaaacccgagccatagaaacagcaccggatgactgcaaacctatcttctggaaaagatacgttgatgacattcttgaaataaccaaaactaggccacacacaacaactcacggatcatctaaactccatagacaagacaggcaacatcagatTCACACacaaagaggaaacggacaagacaatagcatttctggacctaaaaatacaccacacagaagaagggaacatcagaattacaacatacagaaaacctacacataccgaccaatatcttttctggacatctgaacatcccatcgcacacaaaatgtcagtaatcagaacactatacgaccgagcacagaacatcacagaggagaaagatagacaggaggaggaacaacacatccaacaggcattaaaaaactgccaatatccaccgtgggcaattcgaaaaggaaaatcacagacacaaaaaaaggaaagaaacaaacagacaagaaaaaacacagaaaaaacaaaccggggctttgtcacattaccatacataaaaggagttacagaacgcatccaacgatccatgaggaaataccacatcaacaccccggtcaaaccgtacaagaacctccgacagctgctagttcaccccaaagataaaatacaactggacaataaatgcaacgtcatatatgaaatcccttgccggtcatgcaataaagtctatattggtgaaacgggcagatgcttccacactcgcaggaaagaacaccaattagaatgtgaaaaagaaacaagaaaaagactcacaagatccgaaaaagaaaaagcaagccaagaaaacttaaaatcagccatttcagaccactgcaaacggcaaaatcatattatgaattgggaagaggccagagtcattcgcgctgaagagaatagataccagcgttggattttggaggcagtggagatacgtaagcgggcgcagaggaccatgaaccgggatgagggagcgtacgcgctgtcgcacacctggagcgcagtcctggggcagcgacctgacagcaggaggcgtggactacctgtcaaattgggtgggacgttcacgcctccatagagtaacatcagctgataaggcacgtcaccactcgacatctggtgactgttttgaagaaggcggaagtgttcgccgaaactgtcaacaagcgaggtaacatacttaaaaatacgtgtcttaagaaacgaacttaaaagaatagttataattatcagacataatgaattttcactacatacaacattgacatgaAGTAAATAGCAAAATAACCAAACAAATTACTCGTTCCCTCTGTTGAAGTAGGCCATTAAAGCGGCTCTAATGTCAGCCCCTTCTTGACTGCCATGTTCAGGTAATGCCTGAAGAGGAGGCTGGATGTTGGCATGTCTGTCTTGGTGCTCCTCAGTGAAATTGTCGCCATGTTCCTCACAGATGTTATGAAGGACACAGCAGGTCAGCGCCATTTTCTTGCACAGTTCCAGCTTGCAGTCATTTCTTTTTAGTAGGCACCTCCACCGTCCTTTCaatctcccaaatgccatttccaCAACCGATCGTGCACTGCTGAGGCTGTAATTGTAGGTGTGTTGTTCAGGGGTCAATCTGCCAGTGTCAGAAAAGGGTTTCATCAGCCAGTTCTGCATGGGGTAGGCTGGATCACCTGTCAGGTAATGTCCACCCTCACAGCCAGAGATGGTCACTTTGCTTTGACCTAGAAATTCCCCGTCACTTAGGACTTCCCACAAATGTGACTGTTTTAGGACTCTTGCGTCATGCACACTCCCTCGAAAGCCAACACACACATCCCAGCAAAGACCTCTGCCATCTACAACTGCTTGTAGAACAACCGAATGCCATCCCTTCCGGCTGTAGTAGTCTCGGGGATACTCTTCTGGTGCTATAATGGGAATGTGGCTTCCATCTATTgcaccaacacactgtggcactctCCAACGACTCTGAAAGAGAGCAGCCATTTCCGCTAACCTCTCAGCAAACGGTAATTTGTGTTCCTTCTCCCCAAGACATGCCTCACCCGACTGCAGATATACTCAAACGACTCTCGGGACACACGGAGATTCTGCATGAACTGGTGAGGGGTGAAATCAGGAACAATTGTGTCCCACCAGTAGCGAGATCTTGGGTGTGCCAAGACAACATGTGATCTCTGTCTTGCCATCAGTCGCAATATTACCTGTAAAGAGAAAAATGTATAGGTAAATAAACATGTTGTGTGGAGAGTCATCAATACTCAAACAAATATTCATCATGGTACTTAACCCTTGTGCCTCTTTTTCCCCTTAGATGAGAGTGGGATGTGTACTGAGAAAtaaatgtgcatgtgtgagtgtcgGAAACATAAGTGTTACATTTACTTGTGGAGTTAATGTACAGCACATTTGCCGTACTTTATATTCTGTTGACCTTATTATATTTCTATCTGTATGAACagtcaaaataataaagaaaattaacAACTGACAAGCCAAGAATGTCCTTCGTGAGGCATAAGGGTTAAAGAAACGAGGTTAAACATAAATCATTCACTTGTATTTCcatgcagtttgtttacattcacttcAGTAAGTGAAGTTCATTACAGAGCTAAGCATCCTCATATCTACCGCTGTGGTAGATATGAGCGGTGACTTAAAAATCGCCAGTAATATGTTTGTGAATTTGTGACGATTCCAGCAGGGACATAACACTggctaacgttagctcataacaaaggctaacataaccatctcacgttcagtgtaagtaagagtcgaaacgttattaggttattacctgtctcctagaacgtaatcgccgtccactcaaaacctgtccATCAACACAGATATTGGATCtgctgttttctgatcccaatgaagcaccgtaaagccacactcaaaaaaataaaacgttggatttacttaaccgagttatggcaaccggtcccacgaaactgtgttaatttagatgtgttgaatacagttatgttgagtttatTCAACAGAGTTATGTTAGATTTACTACACACAGTTGCATGGACGGTATTAAATAAAGCCATGTTGGATTTAGCTGACAGAGTTATGTTGGATTTAATTAACAACGTcacgttgcatttggtgaacagagttctcatctcatctcattatctgtagccgctttatcctgttctacagggtcgcaggcgagctggagcctatcccagctgactacgggcgaaaggcggggttcaccctggacaagtcgccaggtcatcacagggctgtgaaCAGAGTTATGTTGGATTTAATTAACAACGTcacgttgcatttggtgaacagaGTTATGTTGGATTTATTTAATAAACTTGTTTAATTTACATTTCGGCGTTCTGTACTGTCTGCATTTGTTCCAACAATATCTACTTAAAAGTACCGTAAACAACACAAAATAACTATTTAactcagttttatttgtttgccCAAGTGCATCTTTCAATTTGAAAAACTAAACATTTGGCAAAAAAATAGAAAGGTGATTCAAGttactttaaagaaaaaaaaagcctttgttgTAAAGTGCACAGGCATCTTTAAGTGCATAAAAAACCTTAGGCTATCTataaacagaaaacatttggcagcaTTACCAATGCAAACAAAAAGTCTaacagcataaaaaaaaaaacaagctgaaGACTTCAGTAGGGGAAAGTTATGTAACCCTCCACAGCTTTGTTCTTAACAAATTGACCACTGTGCCAAGTAaaaaactcaaaataaaatgacaaCATAATGAATATCATATATTgggtgctgggcggcacggtggtgtagtggttagcgctgtcgcctcacagcaagaaggtccgggttcaagccctgtggccggcgagggcctttctgtgcggagtttgcatggtctccccgtgtccgcgtgggtttcctccgggtgctccggtttcccccacagtccaaagacatgcaggttaggttaactggtgactctaaattgaccgttggtgtgaatgtgagtgtgaatggttgtctgtgtctatgtgcagccctgtgatgacctggcgacttgtccagggtgaaccccgcctttcgcccatagtcagctgggataggctccagctcgcctgcgaccctgtagaacaggataaagcggctacagataatgagatgagatattgggtgCTTTTGTACAATCGTTATACTTCAGACAACAGTAAAATGATAAACTAAGCTCCTTGCTCAAAAATATTGTCTGATCCAGCATGTCAAGTGAGGACTGACAAGAACAATGTGGTCTTTTTTATACAATCTAACAAAAATATAATCAAGCCAACAATCACAAACCAGTACCACCTACTGGGACTCCCAAGATTTCAGTGCAATACCCAACAAGTCCCTTAATTCAACCAATGTTTCATCTGTAAAGCCAAGGACGTTCTTTAAATCCAACAATGCAAGCAGTCCGCCACTCTGACTCATTCCCATGCCTTGCAGCAAAGTCCTGTGTTGACTAAAGGAGTTATAGGCTGTTTTTTACAGGTCTCTTTTCCAGGTATGAGCCATCCTCTTCTGAGCAATGAAACACGGCTTGAGTCACAGAGTGTCATTCATTGGTTAACGTTCCTTGATGGCGTTCCATTCAATTTCACCCCATTACACATAGTCACCCCCATCTCCAATTCAAATGATCAGCAATGCTGTATGTGAGAGACAATAcgtatgcgtgtgtgtgcgtgtgtgtgtgtgtgttatccaaCTAGCACTGCATATGTTGAGAGGACACAAGTTGAAAAGATCACTGGAGGAGCCGGTTTTTAAGGACTTGCACCTTTGTGGAGAGTCGGCTGCCATCCAACTCCATAATTACTTTCTGCAGAAATTCAAATGTGCTCTTCAACTCTTTCGGGTAACTTAAATTCAGGCAGTAAATGAGGCCGAGCAGCAGCGCACATGCATTTGCAGTGTTCCTCAGACCGTGCAGAACTTCCACCCCTTCTATGACGATTCCAACATCTTCAGGATCCTCGTCGGGCTCTGCTCCCTCATGTATTATGACGTAGATCCCCATGATGATGGCCTCCATCCCACGGGTTGCCTCAGGATCAACATCCTGACAATGACATGAAACATACAATTGGTTTTCTCTCACACTTAAAATAAACAAACCATTACAATTACAGAGTTCACTTGTTAGTCAGTATACAGGTGCTGGtattataattagaatatcatgaaaaagttgtttTTGTCCCTCATTTCAAGTCCAGCTATTGTATAGATGTGTTACACACTGAATGAAATATTCTTTGCAATTATTTCTTGATATTTGGCTCATAGATGTTGAAAAACCAAAAATTAGTGTCCCAGAAAATAACATTGCAGAGGATCAATAATAAAGGGTGTTTTAAACAGAAAATGTTTAAAGGCTTCTGAAAAAGTATGTTAATTTCACTGGCCAGCAAACTCTCCTGATCAGAACCCTATAGAGAATGTGTGGGGTATTATTAAGAGGAAAATGAGAGACATCAGAGCCAAAAATGCAGATGACCACAAGCATGCAATTAAAGCATCCAGGACATCCACTACACCTGAACAGTGCCCACAGGCTGAGCATCGATGCAGTTATAACATATA encodes:
- the LOC132870176 gene encoding uncharacterized protein LOC132870176, whose amino-acid sequence is MVLGTLAEHSIPFSIAPVIVDLAQTLSLDKPALQGMKLSRTAASYKMIHGLGRTYSERIFSNMRRFPFSLNVDESTSNNNKKILSMLVCYYHADLRKVMVEHLGSLEILNVNAASLEKVLCEFFLKNNIPWQNLVSMLMDSCAVMRGSKTGLETRIHQYCPNLLDVDGDSCRHIHNAAKKFSEPFDSYLEKLFSDLQVDHQWSPDQVMYLEEIAMILNLPASSTQRGFVPHRWLSAYDASVATHAMTPAYKVLYYGYLSTVDKELYREPLELMYTKYHVNLTARARIKKVQEKLSRKGMTPQGRERKRRVCQKLWHEETTVLRLSIYMGVLAILKEYVMVFQGSQTLVHKLHDRQLELFLAYLACFVKAEQITELSPRALRELVLEDHMLLPSRDVYGGQEADKFRSQNPKHALLVPFLVKLEKPT